Proteins co-encoded in one Gleimia hominis genomic window:
- a CDS encoding TPM domain-containing protein, giving the protein MRLVHVTRRPGLWIWVAITAVITLLTVGLTAGLNAGTAQAEPPQSLDGIVTDPAGFLDQKATDSARESLSAVRDNGTNASLVVIKDFGGADPYGWCTDAAQQSNLGGADVVYVIAYEQRQYSVCFGSALNANAKRINQAAKQAATKLRSTPLTGSDVADATGVFADKIEGITPGEASGSGNSGGDDSEDSIWGVAATIAIVALFGGAVAWFISRPNKNLKGTATTGARGALGRQVDPQKAAQDASRALMEADNSMQAAADDLAFARAQFGQLDTQKFAQAVDQANALLDRGFKLQRELDQGGTDPSAGSQVDRSSAGTHGSAQRSAQERLQLAEQIQSLAQRAQTALEKHVEEFQRLRDVETNAEDTLKQLRTSVTEAAAKTKQADAELAGLQRTYPQQALLSISDNPTQARNLLEAANQALDDAQEQLESDRSAAVQQINIAQRALTQALKEIHEVMGASQDLDKAQERLTQAIASISSDIADTHRLAPNDTAFEPLVAAAQEAVKLGQEAQAGNADPLAALANLRRAEDTLDAALASLRGEEQQRERAAQRLEDRKLHVDQLIDRADRYTRTHRANASLSARSALKRAQELRGQAQAMEQEDPERALHLLGQAQESAQASINETLDARQQDNLSTSNSGGIDLGTLMLGGLLFGGGHSTGWGGSNNSWGSDSSSWGSGGSFGGFSGGFGGFSGGGGSSGSF; this is encoded by the coding sequence ATGAGATTAGTACACGTCACGCGCCGCCCCGGCCTGTGGATCTGGGTGGCTATAACTGCAGTGATCACACTCTTAACCGTAGGGCTAACGGCCGGGTTAAACGCGGGAACAGCCCAGGCGGAACCGCCGCAATCACTGGATGGAATCGTTACAGATCCCGCGGGGTTTTTAGACCAGAAGGCAACTGATAGTGCCCGTGAAAGCCTAAGTGCGGTGCGTGACAATGGGACAAACGCGTCCCTGGTGGTAATCAAAGATTTTGGTGGCGCGGACCCGTACGGTTGGTGCACGGATGCGGCGCAGCAGTCGAATCTTGGGGGCGCGGACGTAGTGTACGTAATCGCCTACGAGCAGCGGCAATACTCCGTATGTTTCGGATCCGCGCTCAACGCGAATGCAAAACGAATCAACCAGGCGGCAAAACAGGCGGCGACCAAACTGCGGTCCACCCCTCTTACCGGCTCTGACGTGGCGGATGCGACCGGGGTTTTCGCCGACAAAATCGAGGGAATCACGCCCGGTGAAGCCAGTGGATCGGGCAATAGTGGCGGGGATGATTCCGAAGATTCCATCTGGGGTGTGGCCGCCACAATCGCGATCGTCGCCCTGTTCGGCGGCGCGGTTGCCTGGTTCATATCGAGGCCCAACAAGAATCTGAAAGGCACGGCCACCACGGGTGCCCGCGGCGCGCTGGGCCGGCAGGTGGATCCGCAGAAAGCCGCGCAAGACGCCAGCCGCGCCCTCATGGAAGCAGACAACTCGATGCAGGCAGCGGCGGACGACTTGGCGTTTGCCCGCGCCCAGTTCGGACAGCTCGACACGCAAAAGTTCGCGCAGGCCGTTGACCAAGCGAACGCGCTTTTGGACCGCGGGTTCAAGCTGCAACGCGAACTTGACCAGGGTGGCACCGATCCATCGGCTGGTTCACAAGTCGACCGCTCCTCCGCAGGCACCCACGGTTCCGCGCAGCGATCAGCCCAGGAGCGGCTACAACTCGCTGAGCAGATCCAGTCGCTCGCCCAGCGAGCACAAACCGCGCTCGAAAAACACGTGGAGGAGTTCCAGCGGCTACGCGACGTCGAAACCAACGCGGAGGACACCCTCAAGCAACTCCGCACCTCCGTAACCGAAGCGGCGGCGAAAACCAAGCAGGCGGACGCGGAACTGGCAGGCCTGCAACGCACCTACCCGCAGCAAGCTCTGCTTTCCATTTCGGATAATCCTACCCAGGCACGCAATTTGCTTGAGGCAGCCAACCAGGCTCTGGATGATGCGCAGGAACAGTTGGAATCGGACCGGTCTGCAGCAGTGCAGCAGATCAATATTGCGCAGCGGGCCCTCACGCAGGCTTTGAAAGAAATCCATGAGGTAATGGGTGCGTCCCAGGATCTGGATAAAGCCCAAGAGCGGCTAACCCAGGCGATCGCGTCGATCAGTTCCGATATTGCGGACACGCACCGCTTGGCGCCAAACGACACGGCGTTTGAACCACTCGTAGCTGCGGCCCAAGAAGCGGTTAAGCTAGGGCAAGAAGCGCAGGCTGGAAATGCGGACCCACTGGCTGCGCTCGCGAACCTGCGGCGCGCTGAAGACACGCTCGATGCAGCGCTTGCCAGTTTGCGGGGCGAGGAACAGCAGCGCGAACGCGCGGCCCAGCGGTTAGAAGACCGGAAACTGCACGTGGATCAGCTGATTGACCGGGCAGACCGGTACACGCGGACCCACCGTGCGAACGCGTCGCTGTCGGCCCGCAGCGCCTTGAAACGCGCGCAAGAACTGCGCGGTCAAGCGCAAGCGATGGAACAAGAGGATCCGGAGCGGGCCCTCCACCTGCTAGGCCAAGCCCAAGAATCCGCGCAAGCGAGCATTAACGAAACTTTAGATGCACGCCAGCAAGATAACCTGTCGACTTCGAACTCGGGTGGAATCGACTTGGGTACCCTTATGCTCGGGGGGCTCCTGTTCGGAGGTGGACACAGCACCGGCTGGGGTGGTTCCAACAACTCGTGGGGTTCAGATTCGAGCTCCTGGGGCTCCGGGGGTTCATTCGGCGGATTCTCCGGAGGGTTCGGTGGTTTTTCCGGAGGTGGTGGCTCATCCGGCAGCTTCTAA
- a CDS encoding sugar-binding domain-containing protein, which yields MYYLQGQTMENIAKHLQMSRSSVSRLLAYARESGLVQITVAASPGERGTLAGELNNLFNIRSTVVRVRTHDTGVNRLDNVARVAAERLMNILKPGCTLGIAWGNTTAEVTRHLPNKDIPGTTVVQLNGAASAMGTGVRYIDSTISHAAEAIGADMIHFPVPAFFDYEDTKRALWRERSVMAVLDRIEKTDVAMFGVGAFGGEVPSHVYSAGYLDEAELQAARRAGVVGDVCTVLIREDGTYADMDINRRASGPSPQTLRRIPRRLCVVAGEAKAIPLIGALKAGVVTDLVVDDHTARRVLERVATR from the coding sequence ATGTACTACCTGCAGGGGCAGACAATGGAAAACATTGCCAAGCACCTGCAGATGTCGCGTTCGTCCGTTTCCAGACTGTTAGCGTACGCCCGCGAATCCGGCCTCGTGCAAATAACAGTAGCGGCATCCCCCGGAGAACGCGGCACGCTCGCGGGGGAACTCAACAACCTCTTCAACATCCGCTCTACCGTGGTGCGGGTCCGTACGCACGACACGGGGGTGAACCGCTTAGATAACGTGGCGCGCGTGGCGGCCGAACGCCTCATGAATATTTTGAAACCCGGCTGCACGCTGGGGATCGCGTGGGGGAACACGACGGCGGAAGTGACGCGGCACCTGCCGAATAAAGACATTCCCGGCACTACGGTAGTGCAGTTAAATGGTGCGGCTTCGGCGATGGGGACGGGCGTGCGCTACATTGATTCCACGATTTCCCACGCTGCAGAAGCAATTGGGGCGGACATGATCCACTTTCCGGTACCCGCGTTTTTTGATTATGAGGACACGAAGCGGGCTCTGTGGCGCGAACGGTCCGTCATGGCGGTGCTGGATCGGATTGAGAAAACGGATGTCGCCATGTTTGGGGTGGGGGCCTTCGGTGGGGAAGTGCCATCGCACGTGTATTCCGCAGGTTATTTAGATGAGGCGGAACTGCAGGCTGCGCGCCGTGCCGGTGTGGTGGGGGACGTGTGTACCGTGCTGATCCGCGAGGACGGCACGTATGCGGATATGGATATTAACCGGCGTGCCTCTGGCCCATCCCCGCAAACTTTGCGGCGCATTCCCCGGCGCCTGTGTGTCGTAGCGGGGGAAGCGAAGGCGATTCCTCTAATTGGAGCGCTAAAAGCGGGGGTAGTGACCGACCTGGTGGTCGACGACCACACTGCACGGCGAGTTCTGGAACGCGTCGCCACCAGGTAG
- the glpK gene encoding glycerol kinase GlpK — protein MHTQEKYVLAIDQGTTSSRAIVFNHSGEIVSVGQLEHEQIFPKAGWVEHNPVEIWSNVREAVAQALSKAQINRHQLAAVGITNQRETAVVWDKNTGEPVYNAIVWQDARTSKIIRELAGDEGPDKYRERCGLNLTTYFSGPKIKWILDNVEGARERAEAGDLYFGNTDSWVLWNMTGGVNGGVHITDVTNASRTMLMDINTLKWREDICEDMGIPMSMLPEIRSSSEIYGYGRKNGLLIDTPIAGILGDQQAATFGQACFEKGMAKNTYGTGCFMLINTGEEPVQSENGLLTTVCYKLGDQPAKYALEGSIAVTGSLVQWLRDNLKMISSAPEIEGLANSVKDNGGVYFVPAFSGLFAPYWKDDARGAIVGLTRFNNAGHLARAVLEATAFQTREVLDAMNADSGVDLTELRVDGGMIANETLMQFQADILGTDVVAPEVAETTALGAAYAAGIAVGFWDGEQDVIDNWNEGKRWTPDMDEEPRERTYRLWKKAVTRTFDWVDDDVRDSEK, from the coding sequence ATGCATACTCAGGAGAAATACGTTCTGGCCATCGATCAGGGTACGACATCGTCAAGGGCTATTGTTTTCAACCATTCGGGTGAGATTGTTTCGGTTGGGCAGCTGGAGCATGAGCAGATTTTCCCGAAAGCCGGTTGGGTGGAGCACAACCCGGTAGAGATCTGGTCGAATGTGCGTGAGGCCGTTGCGCAGGCTCTGTCGAAAGCACAGATTAACCGCCACCAGCTGGCGGCAGTGGGGATCACGAACCAGCGTGAAACCGCGGTGGTGTGGGATAAGAACACGGGGGAACCGGTTTATAACGCGATCGTGTGGCAGGATGCTCGGACTTCCAAGATTATTCGCGAGCTTGCGGGTGATGAGGGTCCGGATAAGTACCGTGAACGCTGCGGTTTGAACTTGACCACGTATTTCTCAGGCCCCAAGATCAAGTGGATTCTTGACAACGTTGAGGGGGCTCGTGAACGCGCGGAAGCAGGCGACCTGTACTTCGGAAACACGGACTCGTGGGTACTCTGGAACATGACGGGTGGTGTGAACGGAGGTGTGCACATCACGGACGTGACGAACGCGTCGCGCACCATGCTGATGGACATTAACACCCTCAAGTGGCGCGAAGATATTTGTGAGGACATGGGGATCCCGATGTCGATGCTGCCGGAGATCCGGTCTTCGTCTGAAATCTACGGTTACGGCCGCAAGAACGGCTTGCTGATTGACACGCCGATTGCGGGCATTTTGGGTGACCAGCAGGCCGCCACGTTCGGGCAGGCTTGTTTCGAAAAGGGCATGGCGAAGAACACGTATGGCACCGGCTGCTTCATGCTGATTAATACCGGTGAGGAACCCGTGCAGTCCGAAAATGGTTTACTCACCACCGTGTGCTACAAGCTGGGTGATCAGCCTGCGAAGTACGCGCTTGAGGGGTCGATCGCGGTAACCGGTTCGTTGGTGCAGTGGCTGCGCGACAACCTCAAGATGATTAGTTCTGCCCCAGAAATTGAGGGGTTGGCGAACTCTGTGAAGGACAATGGGGGCGTGTACTTTGTGCCCGCATTCTCCGGTTTGTTCGCGCCCTACTGGAAGGATGATGCGCGCGGCGCGATCGTGGGGCTCACCCGGTTCAACAATGCGGGCCACTTGGCGCGCGCAGTGCTGGAAGCTACCGCATTCCAAACGCGTGAGGTACTGGATGCGATGAATGCGGATTCCGGTGTGGATCTAACGGAGCTGCGTGTGGACGGGGGCATGATCGCGAACGAAACCCTCATGCAGTTCCAGGCCGACATTCTAGGTACCGACGTGGTGGCTCCAGAAGTTGCGGAAACCACGGCCCTGGGTGCGGCGTACGCAGCTGGGATTGCCGTCGGGTTCTGGGATGGGGAACAGGACGTGATCGACAACTGGAATGAGGGTAAACGCTGGACCCCGGATATGGATGAGGAGCCGCGTGAGCGCACCTACCGGCTGTGGAAGAAAGCCGTTACCCGCACGTTCGACTGGGTTGATGACGACGTGCGTGACTCAGAAAAATAA
- a CDS encoding anaerobic glycerol-3-phosphate dehydrogenase subunit C has translation MNPIEMARESVARASLDNCVKCTICETQCPVARVTPLFPGPKYVGPQAERLREGKSVDVSLDLCSGCGICTTVCPQGVKIAEINAQARAVMKAQHGAPLRDRLITQTTLMGQAMAPVAPIANAALGIKPLRKVIDKVMGIDENAPMPTAHGQTLRSWLKKRKRTSKPATRGTLVFFHGCAGGYFEVETSKHSIEVLEHLGYEVLVPKQGCCGLAEQSNGLFDGAQKKVLKLCDDLISSGKDLTIISSSGSCTGMLKHEAREIMGVDDPRLDDVSTRIMETSEFLWDLYLKGELPTDFRELNMKVPYHQPCQVKSQGMGMPAVPLMELIPGVEVVESGEPCCGMAGTYALKSDKYEIAAKVGAPLFDLIRRTNPKIAACETETCRWHIAKGSGANLVHPVSLIHWAYGLHDDLFEGAVRPPKK, from the coding sequence ATGAATCCGATTGAGATGGCCCGCGAGTCCGTGGCACGCGCCTCGCTGGATAACTGCGTGAAGTGCACGATTTGTGAGACTCAGTGCCCGGTTGCGCGGGTAACTCCCCTGTTCCCCGGGCCCAAGTACGTGGGTCCGCAGGCGGAGCGTTTGCGCGAAGGCAAGTCTGTGGACGTGTCTTTGGATTTGTGTTCGGGCTGTGGGATTTGCACCACCGTGTGCCCTCAGGGTGTGAAGATCGCGGAGATTAACGCGCAGGCCCGGGCGGTGATGAAGGCGCAGCATGGGGCGCCGCTGCGGGACCGTTTGATTACGCAGACGACACTGATGGGGCAGGCGATGGCACCGGTGGCGCCGATTGCGAACGCGGCGTTGGGAATTAAGCCGCTGCGTAAGGTGATTGACAAGGTGATGGGGATTGATGAGAACGCCCCCATGCCGACGGCCCACGGGCAGACGTTGCGTTCGTGGTTGAAGAAACGTAAGCGCACGAGTAAGCCAGCTACGCGCGGTACGTTAGTGTTTTTCCACGGTTGTGCCGGTGGGTATTTTGAGGTGGAAACGTCGAAGCATTCCATTGAGGTTTTGGAGCACTTGGGTTACGAGGTGCTGGTACCAAAGCAGGGGTGCTGTGGGCTGGCTGAACAGTCGAATGGTTTGTTTGACGGCGCGCAGAAGAAAGTGTTGAAGCTGTGTGATGATCTGATTAGTTCCGGTAAGGATCTGACGATCATTTCTTCTTCTGGTTCTTGCACGGGCATGTTGAAGCATGAGGCGCGCGAGATCATGGGGGTGGATGACCCGCGGTTGGATGATGTGAGTACGCGCATCATGGAGACCAGCGAGTTCTTGTGGGACCTGTATTTGAAAGGTGAGTTACCCACTGACTTCCGTGAGTTGAACATGAAGGTTCCGTACCACCAGCCGTGTCAGGTGAAGAGCCAGGGCATGGGGATGCCGGCGGTTCCTCTGATGGAGTTGATTCCGGGCGTTGAGGTGGTGGAGTCCGGTGAGCCGTGCTGCGGTATGGCTGGAACTTACGCCCTCAAGTCGGATAAGTACGAGATTGCAGCGAAAGTGGGCGCTCCCCTGTTCGATCTGATTCGCCGTACGAATCCAAAGATTGCGGCGTGTGAAACGGAGACGTGCCGGTGGCATATTGCGAAGGGGTCGGGGGCGAACCTGGTGCATCCGGTGAGTTTGATTCACTGGGCGTACGGTCTGCACGATGACCTGTTTGAGGGCGCGGTGCGGCCACCGAAGAAATAG
- a CDS encoding metal ABC transporter permease gives MTWDILFLPVVEVILMGAATGIVGALAVAHSRIFFSESLTHATFPGAIIGVVVAAWIAHSVFATRASYGTLSIMLFVGAILICIPTIWLMRYLARVPGQSSQASAGIILTFGFALGYFLNKWFAPLPLKIDSFLTGSLLHVNTVDVGALAVNLLLLLVVVGFGGRYLTFYSFDPVAYRAAGFHEALAEAVILAAICLTTVTVIPAVGTILPIALIAAPAACLYPHVRSMRTLLWTTPLLGIGIGLVGMAAAVHWNLSAGGTIACLAGIVYLVVTLARDLMKKLHKPTQKHVFA, from the coding sequence ATGACCTGGGATATCCTCTTTTTACCCGTAGTTGAAGTGATCCTCATGGGCGCCGCCACCGGTATCGTGGGTGCGCTCGCGGTGGCGCACTCGCGGATTTTCTTCTCCGAATCCCTCACTCACGCCACTTTTCCTGGGGCGATTATCGGGGTAGTGGTAGCAGCTTGGATTGCCCACTCCGTGTTCGCAACGCGCGCCAGTTACGGCACGCTGTCGATCATGTTGTTCGTCGGCGCAATCCTCATCTGTATCCCTACAATCTGGTTAATGCGCTACCTGGCGCGCGTACCCGGCCAGTCTTCGCAGGCCAGTGCCGGCATCATCCTCACGTTCGGGTTCGCGCTCGGCTATTTTCTGAACAAGTGGTTCGCCCCTTTGCCTCTGAAAATAGATTCGTTCCTAACCGGTTCCCTGCTGCACGTGAACACGGTGGACGTGGGCGCGTTGGCTGTGAACCTGCTGCTTCTGCTGGTGGTCGTGGGGTTTGGGGGCCGTTACCTGACGTTCTACAGTTTCGACCCCGTTGCCTACCGTGCAGCCGGTTTTCATGAGGCACTAGCTGAAGCAGTGATCCTAGCGGCCATCTGCTTGACGACCGTAACTGTAATCCCCGCGGTTGGTACAATCCTGCCGATCGCGCTGATCGCCGCGCCCGCCGCATGCCTGTACCCCCATGTGAGGTCTATGCGCACGCTGCTATGGACCACCCCGTTGCTCGGGATCGGTATCGGCCTCGTGGGCATGGCGGCCGCCGTGCACTGGAACCTGTCTGCTGGTGGCACCATCGCGTGCCTCGCGGGCATCGTGTACCTCGTGGTTACACTCGCGCGGGACCTCATGAAGAAACTGCACAAACCCACGCAAAAACACGTTTTTGCATAA
- the glpB gene encoding glycerol-3-phosphate dehydrogenase subunit GlpB: MSRVVVVGAGIAGLTAALRLREAGHEVVLASKGIGGLQLSQGTVDVLGYLEGSRVDDPLGAIDTYGWKPGLHGPHPYEVIGSDATKAGVEYLARLLGEEYLVGDPHVNKCYPTAIGGVRPTNLVPPSMAAGECKDGARFMIVGLRQLKDFYPQLCAGNLNRTDLPGGGRVQARPVWVDYEVRENEIDTSALNYARALEDPQVLQGLADKVKAFLHEGESVGVPAVLGVHGSGVWQQFEQLVGAPVFEIPLPPPSVPGMRLNQQLTQLVKDKRVFLMLSAEVTGVSAEADRVTHVTVQVAGAAKEVAADAVVLAAGGFESGGLMMDSYGTISERALGLPVTAREIPDLIHGDYWGDQQALFSAGVAVDEAMHPLDEDGNVVYSNVHVVGGMIAGAMRWQEKSGEGIALGSMIRATDAIGTAATEEEK; the protein is encoded by the coding sequence ATGAGTCGAGTAGTTGTTGTTGGTGCTGGGATTGCGGGTTTGACGGCCGCTTTGCGTCTTCGCGAAGCTGGGCATGAGGTAGTGCTCGCATCTAAAGGTATTGGTGGCCTGCAGTTGTCCCAAGGCACGGTGGATGTGCTGGGGTACCTGGAGGGCAGCCGGGTGGATGACCCGCTGGGCGCGATTGACACGTACGGTTGGAAACCGGGTTTGCATGGGCCGCATCCGTATGAGGTGATTGGTTCCGACGCCACGAAAGCAGGCGTGGAGTACTTGGCGCGCCTTTTGGGTGAGGAGTACCTGGTTGGTGACCCGCATGTAAACAAGTGCTACCCCACGGCGATCGGTGGGGTTCGTCCCACGAACCTGGTGCCTCCGTCGATGGCCGCTGGTGAGTGTAAGGACGGCGCCCGGTTCATGATTGTGGGTTTGCGGCAGTTGAAGGATTTCTACCCACAGTTGTGTGCGGGGAATTTAAACCGGACGGATCTGCCTGGGGGTGGCCGAGTTCAGGCCCGTCCCGTGTGGGTAGATTACGAGGTGCGGGAGAACGAGATTGACACTTCCGCCCTGAATTATGCGCGTGCCCTGGAGGATCCGCAGGTCCTGCAGGGGCTGGCGGATAAAGTGAAGGCCTTTTTGCATGAGGGTGAGTCCGTGGGGGTGCCCGCTGTGTTGGGGGTGCATGGCTCTGGGGTGTGGCAGCAGTTTGAACAGCTGGTGGGTGCGCCCGTGTTTGAGATCCCGCTGCCACCCCCGTCGGTTCCGGGGATGCGGCTGAATCAGCAGCTGACACAGCTGGTGAAGGACAAGCGCGTGTTCTTGATGCTGTCGGCTGAGGTGACGGGCGTGTCTGCGGAAGCTGACCGGGTTACGCACGTGACCGTTCAGGTTGCGGGGGCTGCGAAGGAGGTTGCCGCGGACGCGGTTGTGTTAGCTGCAGGTGGTTTTGAGTCCGGTGGTTTGATGATGGATTCGTATGGAACGATTTCGGAACGCGCCCTGGGTTTGCCGGTGACGGCGCGGGAGATCCCGGATTTGATTCACGGTGATTACTGGGGAGATCAGCAAGCACTATTCTCTGCGGGCGTGGCTGTGGATGAGGCGATGCATCCGCTGGATGAGGATGGCAACGTAGTTTATTCGAACGTGCATGTTGTGGGTGGCATGATTGCCGGGGCGATGCGTTGGCAGGAGAAGTCCGGTGAGGGCATTGCGCTGGGCTCCATGATCCGCGCGACAGATGCGATTGGTACGGCCGCTACTGAGGAGGAGAAGTAG
- a CDS encoding cold-shock protein has product MPTGKVKFFDEDKGFGFIEGDNGESVFLHASALNGGSPRPKAGSRIEYSIVDGRKGPQAITAEVLPEAPSIRKLRRRRPQAMVGLVEDLIKLLDGSSHQLRRGKYPDNSRKIAELLRAVADDFDA; this is encoded by the coding sequence GTGCCCACCGGTAAGGTGAAGTTTTTCGATGAAGACAAAGGGTTTGGCTTTATCGAAGGTGACAATGGAGAATCCGTGTTCTTACACGCATCCGCATTGAACGGTGGTTCGCCGCGCCCCAAAGCTGGTAGTCGCATAGAGTACTCGATTGTGGATGGGCGTAAAGGACCTCAAGCGATTACTGCTGAGGTACTACCTGAAGCACCTTCTATTCGAAAACTAAGGCGCCGGCGACCACAAGCAATGGTTGGGCTGGTAGAGGACTTAATTAAGCTATTGGACGGGTCCTCCCACCAACTGCGGCGCGGAAAATACCCAGACAATTCACGTAAAATCGCTGAACTTTTACGTGCTGTAGCAGATGATTTTGATGCCTAA
- a CDS encoding PspA/IM30 family protein yields the protein MAQKQTILGRITQLAKANINALLDRAEDPQKMLDQLVRDYTDSIAQAEESVAQTVGNLRLAEKDLEADHANAKEWGAKAAAASKKADQARADGDTAGGEKWDNLAKVALGKQIDAERSAKEAEPLIESQREVVEKLKAGLSASRDKLETLKTKRDQLVARQKTAAAQAKLQETVGSIDVLDPSSELSRFEEKVRREEALAQGRAEVAADSLDAQFDELEAAGDQAEIEARLAALKNNGQKQ from the coding sequence ATGGCCCAAAAACAAACAATCCTGGGGCGGATAACCCAGTTGGCGAAAGCTAACATCAATGCCCTGCTCGACCGAGCCGAAGACCCGCAAAAAATGCTCGACCAGCTGGTGCGCGACTACACGGACTCGATCGCGCAGGCAGAAGAGTCAGTTGCCCAAACCGTTGGGAACTTGCGGTTAGCAGAAAAAGACTTAGAAGCTGACCATGCGAACGCGAAGGAGTGGGGTGCTAAAGCAGCGGCGGCGTCAAAGAAAGCAGATCAGGCCCGCGCAGATGGTGACACGGCGGGCGGCGAAAAGTGGGATAATCTCGCGAAAGTAGCGTTAGGTAAGCAGATTGATGCTGAACGCAGCGCCAAAGAAGCCGAGCCCCTCATTGAGTCGCAGCGCGAAGTGGTAGAGAAACTGAAAGCCGGGCTCAGTGCCTCACGCGACAAGTTAGAAACCCTAAAAACTAAACGCGACCAGCTGGTTGCCCGCCAGAAAACGGCGGCTGCGCAGGCGAAACTGCAAGAAACCGTGGGGTCAATCGACGTGCTCGACCCATCTTCGGAACTGTCACGGTTCGAAGAAAAGGTGCGGCGCGAAGAAGCGCTTGCGCAGGGCCGCGCGGAGGTGGCTGCGGATTCACTGGACGCGCAGTTCGATGAGTTGGAAGCCGCGGGCGATCAAGCTGAAATTGAAGCGCGCCTAGCTGCCCTCAAGAACAATGGGCAGAAACAGTAG
- the glpA gene encoding anaerobic glycerol-3-phosphate dehydrogenase subunit GlpA, translated as MKKLETDVVVIGGGATGAGVLRDLAMRGYRAILLERADMAQGTTGRYHGLLHSGGRYVVSDPRSATECAEENEIITRIHPDAVEDTGGLFVVTQYDDPAFGDKFLKGAKETGVWAEEISIEEALRREPRLDPKTKRAFAVHDKTVDGWAMVWGAVRSAQKYGGQVMTYHRVEDIIVENGQVVAVQAHGTKTGQDVRIDCRFVINAGGPWSGQIAAMAGAHDVNVVPGRGIMIAMNHRLVNSVVNRCIYPADGDIIVPVHTVCIIGTTDVAVDDPDHLEIPRTEVQQMLDAGEAMIPGFRSARAVHAWAGARPLVKDTRVAADDTRHMSRGMSIIDHKHRDDIAGLLTIAGGKLTTYRLMAKNIVDVMVDQLGDDKVCTTDKEAMPGTEVGDTYQVTHRLEEREHDRFDSQIICECEMMNRRMFEELLERQPDATFDDLRRQLRLGMGPCQGGFCSTRAAGITQEAGHGSAEDVTSLLRLFLKNRWIGLWPILYGRQVRQTALDDWIYQGILDIENVPEVDPKTVKAQDVR; from the coding sequence ATGAAGAAGCTTGAAACCGATGTCGTGGTCATCGGAGGTGGCGCCACCGGTGCGGGCGTACTCCGTGACCTCGCGATGCGTGGCTACCGCGCGATACTGCTTGAACGCGCCGACATGGCTCAGGGCACCACTGGGCGCTACCACGGGTTGTTGCACTCCGGTGGCCGCTACGTGGTTTCCGACCCCCGGTCGGCCACGGAATGTGCAGAAGAAAACGAGATCATCACGCGCATCCACCCGGACGCAGTGGAAGACACCGGGGGCCTGTTCGTAGTTACCCAGTACGACGACCCGGCGTTTGGCGACAAGTTCCTAAAGGGAGCAAAAGAAACCGGGGTGTGGGCCGAAGAGATTTCCATCGAAGAGGCGTTGCGGCGCGAACCCCGGTTGGATCCGAAAACGAAACGGGCGTTCGCGGTGCACGATAAGACCGTGGACGGTTGGGCCATGGTGTGGGGCGCGGTGCGGTCCGCACAAAAATACGGTGGCCAGGTGATGACGTACCACCGGGTAGAAGACATTATTGTAGAAAACGGCCAGGTAGTTGCCGTGCAGGCACACGGAACAAAAACCGGGCAGGACGTGCGGATCGACTGCCGGTTCGTCATTAACGCTGGGGGCCCGTGGTCGGGGCAGATCGCCGCTATGGCGGGGGCGCACGACGTGAACGTGGTTCCAGGCCGCGGCATCATGATCGCGATGAACCACCGGTTGGTGAACTCCGTGGTTAACCGCTGTATTTACCCAGCTGATGGCGACATCATCGTGCCCGTGCACACCGTGTGCATTATCGGCACCACGGACGTAGCTGTTGACGACCCGGATCACCTGGAGATCCCCCGCACGGAAGTGCAGCAAATGCTTGACGCGGGCGAAGCGATGATCCCCGGGTTCCGCAGCGCGCGGGCGGTACACGCCTGGGCGGGGGCGCGGCCCTTGGTGAAGGACACGCGCGTGGCTGCGGACGACACACGCCACATGTCGCGCGGCATGTCGATTATTGACCACAAGCACCGCGACGACATCGCGGGTCTGCTCACAATCGCGGGCGGTAAGCTCACCACCTACCGGTTGATGGCGAAGAACATTGTGGACGTGATGGTTGATCAGTTGGGTGACGACAAGGTCTGCACAACTGATAAAGAAGCGATGCCGGGCACCGAGGTGGGTGACACCTACCAGGTGACGCACCGGTTGGAGGAGCGGGAGCACGACCGGTTTGATTCGCAGATCATTTGCGAATGCGAAATGATGAACCGCCGCATGTTCGAAGAACTGTTGGAACGCCAGCCGGACGCGACGTTTGACGATCTGCGCCGGCAACTGCGGCTGGGAATGGGGCCGTGCCAAGGTGGTTTCTGCTCTACCCGCGCTGCGGGCATTACCCAGGAGGCCGGCCACGGCAGTGCGGAAGATGTGACGAGTTTGCTGCGCCTGTTCCTCAAGAATAGGTGGATCGGGTTGTGGCCGATACTGTATGGGCGTCAAGTGCGCCAGACCGCGTTGGACGACTGGATTTACCAGGGCATTTTAGACATTGAGAACGTGCCCGAGGTGGATCCGAAAACTGTGAAAGCGCAGGATGTGCGATGA